One genomic region from Thermosipho affectus encodes:
- a CDS encoding carbon starvation CstA family protein, whose amino-acid sequence MNSVFLVLIAFFGYILAYQTYGKWIAKKLMGLNDKNPVPSKEFYDGVDYVPTKKHILLGHHFTTIAGTGPIVGPAIGVIWGWVPAFLWVLLGPIFMGAVHDFMALAISARNKGSTLGELTRGVISNRVGIIFLLLIQFLLWIVIAIFGLIMGILFNMYPASVFPVWMEIPIAIWLGYMVYKKNKNDTIYSIIAVFLMYVTIFIGLYFPIKVPALGGSPIITWIIILYIYVFFASTLPVHRLLQPRDYINSHELLIAMALLLLGVFIGHPKVVAPAFHHVSDAPSIFPALFITIACGAISGFHSLAASGTTVKQLEKETDALPVGFGGMLLEGALATLIIVAVTAGIGMNGGGTAAFTQHYASWATASGLAAKLKAVIDGSANLMNSFGVPLELARSIMAVFIVSFAGTTLDSATRIQRFGLQELLRTKNGKVIKPFNNRYIATFIVILLAFGLCMVSPGGKGALILWPVFGALNQLLAGLALLVATVYLAKKRKPIWVTAIPMIIMLIVTLTASYQNLGKFISQHNWLLVFVSSITLFIAIWMIIEGIIAMFKYSREIEIEETIE is encoded by the coding sequence ATGAACTCCGTATTTCTCGTTTTAATAGCTTTCTTTGGATATATACTTGCATACCAAACCTATGGTAAATGGATTGCAAAAAAACTCATGGGCTTAAACGACAAAAACCCTGTCCCATCAAAGGAATTTTATGATGGCGTAGATTATGTACCAACCAAAAAGCACATACTTCTTGGCCATCATTTCACAACAATTGCTGGAACAGGTCCAATTGTTGGACCGGCTATAGGAGTTATCTGGGGATGGGTTCCTGCATTTTTATGGGTTCTACTCGGACCAATTTTTATGGGTGCAGTTCACGACTTTATGGCACTTGCTATAAGTGCTAGAAACAAAGGTAGCACTCTAGGTGAATTAACAAGAGGAGTTATCTCTAATAGAGTAGGAATAATATTTCTACTTCTTATCCAATTTTTGCTTTGGATTGTAATAGCGATTTTTGGTTTAATTATGGGAATACTATTTAACATGTATCCTGCAAGTGTCTTTCCAGTTTGGATGGAAATACCTATTGCTATTTGGCTTGGATATATGGTGTATAAAAAGAATAAAAACGATACCATATACTCGATAATAGCAGTATTTTTGATGTACGTTACTATCTTTATTGGACTTTATTTCCCAATAAAAGTTCCAGCACTTGGTGGTTCTCCAATAATAACGTGGATCATCATACTGTACATCTACGTATTCTTTGCGTCAACTTTACCAGTACATAGGTTACTTCAACCTCGTGATTACATAAACTCACATGAACTTTTAATAGCAATGGCATTACTTCTTTTAGGTGTATTTATTGGTCACCCAAAGGTAGTTGCCCCGGCATTTCATCATGTAAGTGATGCTCCATCTATTTTTCCAGCTTTATTTATAACAATTGCTTGTGGTGCAATTAGTGGGTTCCACAGTCTTGCAGCTTCTGGAACAACAGTAAAACAACTTGAAAAGGAAACAGATGCGTTGCCAGTAGGTTTTGGTGGAATGTTACTTGAAGGTGCTCTTGCAACTTTAATAATTGTTGCAGTAACAGCGGGGATTGGCATGAACGGTGGAGGCACAGCAGCATTCACACAACATTACGCTTCATGGGCCACCGCTAGTGGATTAGCGGCAAAACTAAAAGCAGTTATAGATGGTTCTGCAAATTTGATGAATTCATTTGGAGTTCCTCTAGAACTTGCACGTTCAATAATGGCTGTCTTTATCGTTTCATTTGCAGGCACAACACTTGATTCTGCAACACGTATACAAAGATTTGGACTTCAAGAGCTTTTAAGAACAAAAAATGGAAAAGTAATAAAACCATTCAACAACAGATATATTGCAACATTCATCGTCATACTATTAGCCTTTGGACTATGTATGGTAAGTCCTGGTGGAAAAGGTGCATTAATACTTTGGCCAGTTTTTGGAGCACTTAACCAGCTTCTAGCAGGACTTGCACTCTTGGTTGCCACTGTATATCTTGCCAAAAAAAGAAAACCCATATGGGTTACTGCTATTCCTATGATAATAATGCTAATCGTTACATTAACTGCATCATATCAAAATCTTGGAAAATTTATTTCTCAACACAATTGGTTACTTGTTTTTGTTTCATCAATAACTTTGTTTATAGCCATATGGATGATCATCGAAGGAATCATTGCTATGTTTAAATACTCAAGGGAAATTGAAATAGAAGAAACAATAGAATAA
- a CDS encoding zinc ribbon domain-containing protein, with protein MIFGWKECPRCGEEVRDNRKSCKCGWKFYKKKCPRCGEYLDDSEKICYRCGWYFYWEDHIGEDDEDEYDYEEDDCWDFWRETAEDILGEDLSNIDGATLGEILDDLGF; from the coding sequence ATGATATTTGGCTGGAAAGAATGTCCAAGGTGTGGTGAGGAAGTTAGAGATAATAGAAAAAGTTGTAAATGTGGTTGGAAATTTTATAAGAAAAAATGCCCAAGATGTGGAGAGTATCTGGATGATTCAGAGAAAATATGTTATCGGTGTGGTTGGTATTTTTACTGGGAAGATCATATTGGAGAAGATGACGAAGATGAATACGATTATGAAGAGGATGATTGTTGGGATTTTTGGAGAGAAACTGCTGAAGATATTTTAGGCGAAGATTTAAGTAATATAGACGGGGCAACTTTGGGTGAAATTTTAGATGATTTAGGTTTTTGA
- a CDS encoding lysylphosphatidylglycerol synthase transmembrane domain-containing protein, with amino-acid sequence MKNKRIFLSIIFAVISGLTVVSIMNFLHKGNINIVSLIFSVPIKIYLVAFLIFFSSYFLEAFRMMYLLWHRGYKVSYFSLLYNNILGYFFSYLTPFAMGGQPFQIYHLVKKGVDSSYATGIMVARVLQNSLGGAIIAIIMLNTSMGWIMDKGKLVLLGIAISLISSFILILSMVVPEVMIPIVRGMSKILRKTNWVTRFENWVSNFKSSLEYMWKENTYIMIVDILGWFFIVMLQLFSLFYILKGISSLKINFWFLFGSINAVNAIAYFIPTPGSSGGIEATYQYVLSSIVGNSEISLIAITGWRFIAYYLQLVLGTFMLWINNKHVEE; translated from the coding sequence ATGAAGAATAAAAGAATATTTTTATCAATTATATTTGCGGTTATTTCTGGACTTACTGTAGTTTCAATTATGAATTTCTTACACAAAGGGAATATTAATATAGTTTCCCTAATTTTTTCTGTACCAATAAAAATTTATTTAGTGGCTTTTTTAATATTTTTTTCTTCGTATTTTTTAGAGGCATTTCGTATGATGTATCTTTTATGGCATAGAGGGTACAAGGTAAGTTATTTTTCGTTGTTGTATAACAATATATTGGGGTATTTCTTTTCTTATCTTACGCCTTTTGCCATGGGAGGCCAACCCTTTCAGATTTATCATTTAGTAAAAAAAGGCGTTGATTCAAGTTATGCAACAGGGATTATGGTTGCAAGGGTTTTGCAAAACTCTTTAGGTGGAGCGATTATTGCAATAATAATGCTTAACACAAGTATGGGATGGATTATGGATAAGGGAAAATTAGTCTTATTAGGAATTGCTATAAGTTTAATTTCTTCATTTATACTTATTTTGTCAATGGTTGTCCCTGAAGTTATGATACCGATAGTTAGAGGAATGTCAAAGATATTAAGAAAAACAAATTGGGTTACTAGATTTGAAAATTGGGTTTCAAATTTCAAGAGTAGTCTTGAGTATATGTGGAAAGAAAACACTTACATAATGATTGTAGATATATTAGGTTGGTTCTTTATAGTTATGCTTCAGCTTTTTTCTTTATTTTATATTCTTAAGGGTATATCATCTTTGAAAATAAATTTTTGGTTTTTGTTTGGATCAATTAATGCAGTAAATGCAATAGCGTATTTTATTCCTACTCCGGGTTCATCCGGTGGGATAGAAGCAACTTATCAATATGTGCTTTCAAGTATTGTTGGTAATTCTGAGATATCACTTATTGCAATAACTGGTTGGAGATTTATAGCTTATTATTTACAGCTGGTGTTGGGAACTTTTATGCTTTGGATAAATAACAAACATGTTGAAGAGTAG
- a CDS encoding AAA family ATPase, translating to MFFNTNFEDKKYAIETLEDFINNLLDFLIISGSAGTGKTFLISKYAQYLNKKNINFVLLAPTGRAAKILSEKSGFEAKTIHSEIYSFTNMEIKEKNDELKIYFSLNINKSDKTIYIVDESSMISDVTNNNFLVFGSGKLLTDLITHIKYGKHNKIIFVGDNYQLPPVNSSFSPALDEFYLKEKFHLDGKKITLDKVVRQKSDSFILKNALLIKKHIQNNNFFDLNLSLSNDFVETPNLISQYDVNNTNNNIIICSTNKKALEYNKKIRKMKNLKQTFEIGDILLNTRNVHFQNQTILNGEFFEVLDIISNEKQSIYLRGKKPIDLIFYDLKLKNILTNNVIKFKVLANSLYTKSTSERDLQIALIVLTKNMVGNIKNNELHKHLENNPYFNALYVKYGYAITTHKAQGGEWENVYVDTEFYNSLKSKEYFKWLYTSITRAKKKVYITPLQINSIENNNIKISDKYVIKSKIKIPVENEKLNKECSKVIHNKLIKNITSYNFKIISIKHFDYQEVYYLQKDNKYLKIQVFYNKKCDITRIILSEATSEKIVKDFLNIFNAKNKNYNNTINNNQNYDCIKAFVDGSYDDNLKKFGSGLVIVKKNRIEKYCKNYSITKFIESRNVSGEIFATLLAFEYAKQENLKCIEINYDYEGIEKWALGYWKTKKEISKFYKERYDYYSKFVNIKFKKIQAHSGNKYNDLADKLAKEAIYNNCKSIKYEIKI from the coding sequence ATGTTCTTTAACACTAACTTTGAAGATAAAAAATATGCTATAGAAACATTAGAAGATTTTATAAACAATCTATTAGATTTTCTCATTATCTCTGGAAGTGCAGGTACTGGTAAAACTTTTCTTATATCTAAATATGCACAATACTTAAATAAAAAAAACATCAATTTTGTCCTTCTTGCACCTACTGGAAGAGCGGCAAAAATACTCTCAGAAAAATCTGGCTTTGAGGCTAAGACTATACACAGTGAAATTTACAGTTTTACCAATATGGAAATTAAAGAAAAAAACGACGAATTAAAAATATATTTTTCTTTAAATATTAACAAAAGTGATAAAACAATTTACATTGTTGATGAAAGCTCTATGATTTCCGATGTAACCAACAACAATTTTTTAGTATTTGGAAGCGGAAAATTATTAACAGATCTTATTACCCACATAAAATATGGGAAACATAACAAAATAATATTTGTAGGAGACAACTACCAACTTCCTCCTGTCAATTCTTCATTTTCACCTGCACTTGATGAATTTTATCTAAAAGAAAAATTTCATCTCGATGGTAAAAAAATTACATTAGATAAAGTAGTAAGACAAAAATCAGATAGTTTTATTCTAAAAAATGCGCTTCTAATAAAAAAACATATTCAAAATAATAATTTTTTTGATTTAAACTTATCACTTTCAAATGATTTCGTAGAAACTCCAAATTTAATTTCACAATACGATGTTAATAATACAAATAACAATATAATCATATGTTCGACGAATAAAAAAGCACTTGAATATAACAAAAAAATTAGAAAAATGAAGAATCTAAAACAAACATTCGAAATAGGAGATATATTACTAAATACGCGAAATGTTCATTTTCAAAACCAAACTATCTTAAACGGAGAATTCTTTGAAGTTTTAGATATTATCTCAAACGAAAAGCAAAGTATTTATTTACGTGGTAAAAAACCAATAGATTTAATATTTTATGATTTAAAACTCAAAAATATACTAACTAATAATGTAATAAAATTCAAAGTCCTTGCAAACAGTCTTTACACAAAAAGTACAAGTGAAAGAGATTTACAAATAGCATTAATCGTATTAACTAAAAATATGGTTGGAAATATTAAAAATAATGAATTACATAAACACCTTGAAAACAACCCTTACTTTAACGCACTATATGTGAAATATGGATATGCTATTACCACCCACAAAGCACAGGGAGGAGAATGGGAAAATGTTTATGTTGATACCGAATTTTACAATTCCTTGAAATCCAAAGAATATTTTAAATGGCTATACACATCAATTACACGTGCAAAAAAGAAAGTATATATAACACCGTTACAAATCAATTCTATAGAAAATAATAATATTAAAATCTCTGATAAGTATGTTATAAAAAGCAAAATAAAAATTCCAGTTGAAAATGAAAAATTAAATAAAGAATGTTCTAAAGTTATACATAACAAATTAATAAAAAACATAACTTCTTACAATTTTAAAATAATTTCCATAAAACATTTTGATTACCAAGAAGTATATTATCTACAAAAGGATAATAAATATCTTAAAATACAAGTATTTTATAACAAAAAATGTGATATTACGAGAATAATTTTGTCAGAAGCAACTTCGGAAAAAATTGTCAAAGATTTTCTTAATATTTTCAATGCTAAAAACAAAAATTATAACAACACAATCAATAATAATCAAAATTATGATTGTATAAAAGCTTTTGTTGATGGTAGTTATGATGATAATTTAAAAAAATTTGGTTCAGGACTAGTAATTGTCAAAAAAAATAGAATTGAAAAATACTGTAAAAATTATTCCATAACAAAATTCATTGAAAGTAGAAATGTATCAGGTGAAATATTTGCAACGTTACTTGCTTTTGAATATGCAAAACAAGAAAATTTAAAATGTATTGAAATAAATTACGATTATGAAGGAATTGAAAAATGGG
- a CDS encoding glycosyltransferase: MIYIIFGIVLSIVAISFLGYSFFTNIFLFLGVVVFFLLKILLNINKSKNVAENNQEEKLCAIVSAKDEVETIRRSIKSLLSQSYKNIEIVLVDDGSTDSTYKIMCEYQKIYPDRIHVKRNEKGQGKLKNILKVTEEFDADIYFVMDADNIIPENYIEYYVKRMKDVDVTESTLGSYNEKDSFSALMHTIEILLLSFLRYTNIFSSFTGRGMFIRKKVFEYIKNHLNYQGVDDGAMINSAVDQGRFKFKYFYGPVLLEYATVGMKDFVKQRFRWYGKGMAEAVENGAKRVLVSFGIEIGGIWSIVILPFFSHFNILFLVEFLSVLSILGIELKIFYKLKSNIIKTIAGIILMVFVDAGIVLVSFLQLKKFKKKLDWYKVKKN; this comes from the coding sequence ATGATTTATATTATATTTGGTATAGTACTTTCAATTGTAGCAATTTCTTTTTTAGGGTATTCATTTTTTACAAATATCTTTCTTTTTTTAGGAGTGGTTGTTTTTTTTCTTTTGAAAATTTTGTTAAATATAAATAAGTCGAAGAATGTTGCAGAAAATAATCAAGAGGAAAAATTATGCGCAATTGTTTCTGCAAAGGATGAAGTAGAAACAATTAGGAGATCTATAAAAAGTCTTCTCTCTCAAAGTTATAAAAACATTGAAATTGTTCTTGTTGATGATGGATCAACTGATAGTACCTATAAAATAATGTGTGAGTATCAAAAAATATACCCTGATAGAATTCATGTTAAAAGAAATGAAAAAGGTCAAGGAAAATTGAAAAATATTTTAAAAGTAACAGAAGAATTTGACGCAGATATTTATTTTGTTATGGATGCGGATAATATTATTCCAGAGAATTATATAGAATATTATGTAAAAAGGATGAAAGACGTTGATGTAACTGAAAGTACACTTGGATCGTATAACGAGAAAGATTCTTTTTCAGCTTTAATGCATACTATAGAGATACTTCTTTTAAGTTTTTTAAGGTATACTAATATTTTTTCCTCCTTCACTGGAAGAGGAATGTTTATTAGAAAAAAAGTTTTCGAATATATAAAGAATCATTTGAATTATCAAGGTGTTGATGATGGGGCAATGATAAATAGCGCAGTTGATCAAGGAAGATTTAAATTTAAATATTTTTATGGCCCAGTACTTTTAGAATATGCAACAGTAGGTATGAAAGATTTCGTAAAACAAAGATTTAGATGGTATGGTAAAGGAATGGCAGAAGCCGTGGAAAATGGGGCTAAAAGAGTTCTTGTCTCTTTTGGAATAGAAATAGGAGGGATATGGTCAATTGTAATATTACCATTTTTTTCACATTTTAATATACTTTTTTTAGTAGAGTTTTTGTCTGTTTTATCAATACTAGGGATTGAATTGAAAATTTTTTACAAGTTAAAATCAAATATAATAAAAACGATTGCGGGAATTATTTTGATGGTATTTGTTGATGCGGGAATTGTACTAGTTTCTTTTTTACAATTAAAAAAGTTTAAGAAAAAACTAGATTGGTATAAGGTAAAGAAAAATTAA